Genomic DNA from Amycolatopsis alba DSM 44262:
AGTGAATCGGGAATCCACTTTGCGCTCCAGCGGTTTTCGGACGATGTGTTCAAGGCCTCGCGCGTGGCGGTACGCCGTGTCGGGCGTATAACGACCTATACTGACCGGCTGTGAGCGAATCCTCCGGGCGCCCGCGCGCGCCGATCACCGAAGCCGATGTCCTGGCGTGGCTGGAAACGACGGCTGCCGCCGTCCAGGCGGGGGAGGTGAGCGCCCCCGAGCTCATCGAAATCCTGGGGGAGCTGCGACGCGCCTCCGCGGCCTGCGCCGACGCGTCCGATTGGGCGCTGCTCGCCGCCAGGGAGGAGGGCGCCAGCCTCCGTCAGATCGCGCCGGTCTTCGGCAAGGGTTACGTTCGGGCTCCGGCTGCCCGCCTCGAAAAGCTCCACCGGCAGGCGCAGAACTCGGGCCAGTGGCTCGCGATCCTCCGCCACAAGAACGAAGGAGCCCGGTGACAGACTCGGAGATCGGCGACCGGATCGCCGTCGGACTGGCGGCGCTCGGCAGGCCCGCGTACATCAACCTCGGCCGGGTCGAAGCGCTGCCGCCCGGACGCGAGTTCGGGGCGATGCGCGCGGCGACCTATGCCGTGCTGGACGACGCGTACCGCGCGGGCGTCCGGTGGATCGACGTCGCCCGTTCGTATGGTTCCTCGGAGGAGTTCCTCGCCGGCTGGCTCGCCGATCGCGCCCACCACGACGTGACGGTGTCGAGTAAATGGGGCTACCGCTACGTCGGTGAGTGGAAACTCGACGCGGAGGTGCACGAGGTCAAGGAGCACACCGCGGCGCGGTTCGCCGAGCAGTGGGCGGAAACCGTTGACCTGCTGGGGAAAGCCGTCTCGCTCTACCAGGTCCATTCGCTCACTGTGGACAGTCCGCTGTTCGCCGACGAGCGGCTGATCGGCGCGCTGGCGGAACTCGCCGCGGACGGTGTCCCGGTCGGGTTCTCCACGTCCGGCCCCGCGCAGGCCGACGCGGTCCGCCGGGCGTTCGAGCTGGAAGTGGCCGGAACGCCGGTCTTCAGTGCCGTGCAGTCGACGTGGAACCTGCTCGAACCCTCCGTCGGGCCGGCGCTCGCCGAGGCGCAAGCCGCCGGGAAACGGGTACTGGTCAAGGAAACCGTCGCGAACGGACGGCTTGTCGTCGAGCCGCCGCCGACGCTCGCGCGGATCGCACGGGAGCACGAGGTCGGCCCGGACGCGGTGGCGATCGCGGCGGTGCTCGCGCAGGACTGGCGGCCGGTCGCCGTCGTCGGGCCGTCGAGCACGGCCCAGCTGGCGGAGAACCTCCTTGCCACGAAGGCGAAGCCGACCGACGGCGAACTCGAGGAGCTGGCCGCGCTCGCCGAAGAACCGGTCGCCTACTGGCGGCACAGGTCCTGCCTCGGCTGGCACTGAGGGGCTGGACTAGTCTCGCGGCAAACGTCAGGTGGGACACCGGGGAGGCTCGAGGGTGCGTCATCGGCAGGTGCTCGCGGTGGCGACGGTCGCGCTGTTCGGTCTGTCGGGATGCGCGGACCGTCCCAACGACCTGGACACCTACTACGACGACCCGTCACCGACGCCCACGGTCGAACCCGTGCAGCCTTCGGTCAAGCCGCAGGCCGCCCCGGTCCCGCCGCCGTCGACGCAGGCTCCGGTCCCCGTCGCCGTTTCCGCCGCGTTGCTCACCGACGAAGACGTTGCCGAGGAAGAGGTCGTCCCCGGCGAGAGCAAGGTGTCCGGCTGTCTGACCGGTCTGACCCGCGGCACGAGCCGTTCGGCGACGTGGTCGTACCCGAGCGGTTCGACGCTGGAGCATCAGGTCACCGAGTACACCGACCGCGACGCCTCCGACGTCGTCACCCAGGCGGACTGCGAAGGCAAGAAGCTCACGCTGACGAAGCCATCCGGCATCGAAGCCCAGCGCGCTTGGTGCGCGGGCACCACGTGCACGGTGTTGCTCGCCAAGGGGAAACTCGTCTCCGCCCTCAGCGTGACCGCCGGAACCGAGGCTCGGGCGACGGACGCGGCGAAGCGGCTGCTGCCGGTCGTCGCGCAGCGCCTCCGTTCGGCCTAGCCCTCGTCTTCCCGCCGGAACCACTCCAACGCGCCCAGGCGCCCGTCCGGGATGAACCGGCTCTCCGGATCGTCGAGCCACGAACGCAACTCGGGCAACGTCAGCCAGCGTCCTTCGACCACTTCGGACTCCTGATGGACGAAGGGGCCGTCCCAGCGCGTTTCGAAGGCGAAGTTGTGGGCCCGGATCGTCTCGTCGTCGGTGACATGGACGAAAAGCGGCCGCAGTTCCGCTCCGTGAACACCCAGTTCTTCAGCCAGTTCACGGCGCGCGCACTCCTCCGGCGTCTCGCCCGCCGCGACGATGCCGCCCGCCCAGCAGTCCCATGTGGAGGGATAGACGTCCTTGGTGGCCGTACGGAGATGCACGTAGACGCGGCTTCCGTCACCCGAACGGACCAACACCACGCCCGCCGCGTGCCAGAGCCCTTCGGCGCGGACCCTGGCGCGAGTTGCCGCTCCCACCACGGTTCCGGCGAGGTCATAGAGCGCAACGAGTTCGTCACTGCCTGACATGGGGGGCATCGTCGCACGGCTCCGACCCCGTAGGGTGGTGGGTATGCGGCGGATCATGGGAACCGAAGTCGAGTACGGCATCGCGGTGCCGGGCGACGCGACGGCGAACCCGGTACTTACCTCGACCCAGGTCGTGCTGGCCTACGCGGCCGCGGCGGACATCCCGCGGGCAAGGCGGGCACGGTGGGACTACGAGGTGGAATCGCCCTTGCGCGACGCCCGTGGTTTCGACCTGACCGGCCCGAGCGGTCCGGGGCACGACCCGGACGTCGAGGACCTCGGCGCGGCGAACGTGATCCTGACCAACGGGGCACGGCTGTACGTCGACCACGCTCACCCGGAGTACTCGGCGCCCGAGGTGACCAACGCGCGCGACGCGGTCATCTGGGACAAGGCGGGGGAGCGGGTCATGGAGGAGGCGGCGCGCAAGGCCGCCACCGTCCCCGGCCAGCCGCCGTTGCAGTTGTACAAGAACAACGTCGACGGCAAGGGCGCGAGCTACGGCACGCACGAGAACTACCTCATGCAGCGTTCGACGCCGTTCACCGCGGTGATCGCCGGGCTGACGCCGTTCTTCGTCTCCCGCCAGGTGATCACCGGTTCGGGTCGCGTCGGTGTCGGGCAGCAGAGCGAGGAGGCGGGCTTCCAGCTCTCGCAGCGCTCCGACTACATCGAGGTCGAGGTCGGCCTGGAGACGACACTCAAGCGCGGCATCATCAACACCCGCGACGAACCGCACGCCGACGCGGACAAGTACCGGCGGCTGCACGTCATCATCGGCGACGCGAACCTGGCCGAATACTCGACGTACCTCAAGGTCGGGACCACGGCGCTGGTGCTGGACCTGATCGAGGCCGGCATCCGGTTCGACGATCTCAAACTGGACGAGCCGGTGCGGGCGGTGCACCAGATCAGCCACGACCCGACGCTGAAGGCGAAGGTGTCGCTGGCCAACGGGCGGAAGTACACCGGGCTGGACCTGCAGTTCGCCTACCACGAGATCGCGTCGGCGAACCTGGAGCGGACCGGTGCGGACGAGGCCTCCAAGGAGGTCCTGCGGGTCTGGGGCGAGATCCTGGACGCGCTGGCGCGGGACCCCCAGGAATGCGCGGACAGGCTGGACTGGCCGGCGAAGCTGCGGTTGCTCGAGGGCTACCGCGCGCGCGACCAGCTGGCCTGGGGTGCGCCGCGGTTGCGGCTGGTCGACCTGCAGTACTCGGATGTCCGGCTGGACAAGGGCCTGTACAACAGGCTCGTCACCAGGGGTTCCATGAAGCGCCTGGTGACCGAGGAGGAGGTGCTGGAGGCGATCACGACCCCGCCTTCGGACACCAGGGCCTATTTCCGGGGCCGCACGCTGGAGAAGTACGCCAACTCCATCGCCGCGGCTTCCTGGGACTCGGTCATCTTCGACGTCGGCAGGGAATCGCTGGTGCGGATCCCGACGTTGGAGCCGCTGCGGGGCACGAAGGCCCACGTGGGGAAGTTGCTGGACGACTCCGCGACCGCCGAGGAGCTGGTGGAGGCGCTCACCGGTTCGGACTAGCGGTATTTCCTTTCATCGGGGTTAAGCGATCACGGATCCCACGGAATGTCGGGACCGCTGGGTAGGCTAGGAAACATCGGCCACACCGGGAGGCGAGATGGCTCAGGAAAAGATCGAAAAGCACGGCGGAGGCGACTCGGACGAAGAGTTCGAGGGCGGCGGTCCGGCGGGCCAGGAGCGACGCGAGAAGCTCGGCGAGGACGTCGACACGATCCTCGACGAGATCGACGACGTCCTCGAGGAGAACGCCGAGGACTTCGTTCGCGCATACGTGCAAAAGGGCGGCGAGTAACCGTCTTGCGGCGGCCCCCGCGGCCGCCTGTGCGGAGCCGGCGGATCACACAGATTGGAACTTTGAGCACGTATGGAACACACCTCGGGTAAGTCTGCGCTGCCCGCCGCGTACTTCTCGTCGGCGACCTCGTCGTTCTCGGACTTCCTTCGGGCTCAGGCGCCCGAGCTGCTCCCGGAGCGGCGTGTCCCGTCCGGTGCGGGCGGGCTGGACGCGCCGCACGGGACGACGATCGTCGCGGTCAAGTTCGCGGGCGGGGTGCTGATCGCCGGTGACCGGCGGGCGACGTCGGGCAACCTGATCGCTTCGCGG
This window encodes:
- a CDS encoding NUDIX hydrolase, which gives rise to MSGSDELVALYDLAGTVVGAATRARVRAEGLWHAAGVVLVRSGDGSRVYVHLRTATKDVYPSTWDCWAGGIVAAGETPEECARRELAEELGVHGAELRPLFVHVTDDETIRAHNFAFETRWDGPFVHQESEVVEGRWLTLPELRSWLDDPESRFIPDGRLGALEWFRREDEG
- the dop gene encoding depupylase/deamidase Dop, giving the protein MRRIMGTEVEYGIAVPGDATANPVLTSTQVVLAYAAAADIPRARRARWDYEVESPLRDARGFDLTGPSGPGHDPDVEDLGAANVILTNGARLYVDHAHPEYSAPEVTNARDAVIWDKAGERVMEEAARKAATVPGQPPLQLYKNNVDGKGASYGTHENYLMQRSTPFTAVIAGLTPFFVSRQVITGSGRVGVGQQSEEAGFQLSQRSDYIEVEVGLETTLKRGIINTRDEPHADADKYRRLHVIIGDANLAEYSTYLKVGTTALVLDLIEAGIRFDDLKLDEPVRAVHQISHDPTLKAKVSLANGRKYTGLDLQFAYHEIASANLERTGADEASKEVLRVWGEILDALARDPQECADRLDWPAKLRLLEGYRARDQLAWGAPRLRLVDLQYSDVRLDKGLYNRLVTRGSMKRLVTEEEVLEAITTPPSDTRAYFRGRTLEKYANSIAAASWDSVIFDVGRESLVRIPTLEPLRGTKAHVGKLLDDSATAEELVEALTGSD
- a CDS encoding ubiquitin-like protein Pup; translated protein: MAQEKIEKHGGGDSDEEFEGGGPAGQERREKLGEDVDTILDEIDDVLEENAEDFVRAYVQKGGE
- a CDS encoding aldo/keto reductase gives rise to the protein MTDSEIGDRIAVGLAALGRPAYINLGRVEALPPGREFGAMRAATYAVLDDAYRAGVRWIDVARSYGSSEEFLAGWLADRAHHDVTVSSKWGYRYVGEWKLDAEVHEVKEHTAARFAEQWAETVDLLGKAVSLYQVHSLTVDSPLFADERLIGALAELAADGVPVGFSTSGPAQADAVRRAFELEVAGTPVFSAVQSTWNLLEPSVGPALAEAQAAGKRVLVKETVANGRLVVEPPPTLARIAREHEVGPDAVAIAAVLAQDWRPVAVVGPSSTAQLAENLLATKAKPTDGELEELAALAEEPVAYWRHRSCLGWH